A single region of the Triticum dicoccoides isolate Atlit2015 ecotype Zavitan chromosome 2B, WEW_v2.0, whole genome shotgun sequence genome encodes:
- the LOC119362840 gene encoding uncharacterized protein LOC119362840 encodes MGLQLEECRGDDDDARRDGGEKEEPAAAGYRTPRRAARDTGAGTVGACPPAPRKRMTTVAAAPSVVARRREFYAGADLEAFFAAHDL; translated from the coding sequence ATGGGGCTTCAACTCGAGGAGtgccgcggcgacgacgacgacgcgcgccGCGACGGAGGCGAGAAGGAGGAGCCCGCAGCAGCAGGGTACCGGACCCCGAGGCGCGCCGCGCGGGACACCGGAGCGGGGACGGTCGGGGCGTGCCCGCCCGCGCCGAGGAAGCGGATGACCACGGTGGCGGCGGCGCCGTCGGTCGTCGCACGGCGGAGGGAGTTCTACGCCGGGGCCGACCTGGAGGCCTTCTTTGCAGCACACGACCTCTAG